A stretch of DNA from Telopea speciosissima isolate NSW1024214 ecotype Mountain lineage chromosome 5, Tspe_v1, whole genome shotgun sequence:
AGAAGGACTTATAAGTTTTTAGGTTCCATTTTAGAGCATTTAATTAGCTCTCCAAAAAGGCATCTCGTAAGCCGTGCAAGTCTCTTTCCATCTTCTGAgaagttcagttttttttattgCCTAGCATGTGCTCCATAATCTGAATgaagatttcttttgtgaaaaGTTGATTGACTCATCTCAAAAGGGCTTTGTGGTCTTTTTACAAATCTTTTTATGATTGAAGAAAAGGGGTTTTCTTCCTTAGCAAGTACAATCGACATAATtgttagagaagaaaaaaggagggctttctttattcttttgaGAAAAACAATGTAGCCGAAAAAAATATACATTGGGatgaactccactcactcaagCTTCTAATTGAGAAATCCAAAGGCTGTTCTTTAGTACATAAAAGCTCATTTCAAATGCTTCTTTGAAGATTAGGATTTGTTTATGGAAACTTTGTTCATGGAGAAAGTGGGGTTTTGATTGTGTTTTTGAGgaaatacaagaagaagaaaaatacaagaagaggaagaagacaagaacaAAGGAGCTATTGTGGTCCCCTCATGGCAGTGCTTACTTGAAAGCTCAAATCTCTCCACAAAGGACAGAGTTGATACTTCCAGTGGGTTCCCGTTGATCTTAGTAAAGCTCAAAACTCCTGTGTGAGGGTTGTAAGCATTCTtatctctctttatttatttatgcttCATCCCTGTTAGTGATGTATGCTAGAAATAGGTGAATGTTGTTGATAGACCTATTCTAGTTTGTACTTACTTATAGGGCATTACTATAAGCCCAAAACCCTATTGATTTTTGCTCTGTATTTAGTGGGTGCTCTCAGGTAGTGGGTGCTATTTTGTACTGGCATTATTTGCCCTCTCAGTTCTATGCTAAGAAAATTTGGGTGTGGGTGCTCCCAGCTGTAGGTGCAATAAAGTTGAGTATTGAGCAAATACAAAGCCCATAGTGGCATTGCTCCATGGATGTAGGCAatttgccgaaccacgtatatcttgtGTTGTACATGTGGAATTGTGTGGTTGTTCATACTTGTATTTGAAGTGTGGGTGttgcaggatgggtgtacacacttggtagagcGTTTGAGTCTGGCTGGGGTGTGTACACAACTTTGTGATTTATATTCAGATCCTCCTAGTAACTACCAGTGCCAGTggggaagaaattgaaagaatttAAATCACTGATTCACCCTCCCTCTCAGTGACAGCCATCGAAtaataattggtatcagagcttggaCTCAGTCACAGTCTCACCGGCATCTGAGTGATCAGGGACATGGCTACAGGTGAAGGGAGTTCAAAAGACTCAggaaaagtttctatttttgatgaTACTGAATATGTCTTCTGGAAGAAAAGAATGCAGATATATGTAGGGTCCCTTGGGTATGATGTATGGCAGTCAGTAGTAAATGGTTATACAGAACCAACCACTCCACTTACAGATAATGAGGCCAAGAAAGCTTATGGAAACAATCTCAGAGCATTGAATGCTATCATGTTAGGGTTGAGTAAAGATGTCATGGCTAAAGTGATGGATTGCAATACAGCAAAAAAGGTCTGGGATAGGTTGAAAAACATCTATAAAGGAGATGCCAAAATCAAGAAGGCTAAACTGCAGATTTTTAGAGCACAATTTGAGAGTCTTAAGAtgactgaagaagaagatattgaCAGCTACATGGTCAGAGTTAATGAAGTTGTGAACTCCATCAGGGGAGTTGGAGAAACTCTTGAGAATTCTGTGGTATGTCAAAAGATTCTTAGATCTGTACTGCCTAGATATGATTCCAAAGTCTCAACCAATGAAGAAGCCAAAGACTTGGATACAATTACACTTGATGAAGTATATGGCACACTCAAGACTTATGAAATGAGAACAGAAAAGGGCAAGTTAATTGTCAAACAGGCAGCATTCAAGgcaacaaaaaaattaaagctgAAGGAGCAATTTGagagtgaagaagaggaagacagtgatgatgatgaggttaTAGTCCACTTCACTAGAAAGCTGAAAAAGGGGACAGGGAAGTATAAAGACAAACTTCCATTTAAGTGTTTCAACTGTGGTAAAGTTGGAAACTTTGCATCCAAATGTCCTCACAAGGGCAAAATAgaaagtgatgatgatgaagaagataaaAGGAGCAAAgtcaaaggaaagaagaaatatgtttcccataagaccaagaaatTCAAGCCCAAGAAAAGAAGCTTTATCTCCAAGAAGAGCATTGACACATCTAAGGAAGAATTTGAGAATGATTCAGATGATGTTGACGATCATGCCATGTTCATGGtgtttgaagaaaaagagaatggttCACCTAGAACAAGCATAAcctcagaagatgaagaagaaggagaggtggACTTTGAAGCTGAGTTGAGATCTGCTCTCAAAGAgctcaagaaagaaagaaagaaggttaAACAAGTTTCAAAAATCTTAGGGAACAAGAACAATCTGTTCTTCAGTTGAAAAAgcaagcagatgaatcaagAAAAATTCTAGAAGATCTTGAAGAGAAGTTATCACAGAAAACTACAGAATGCACAAACCTTGAATCAAAAAATCTATCTCTGAAGGCTAAATTAGAAGAAGAGTCCAATATCCTAGCTGAATATTCTGATTTTCAGAAGGAGATTGATGCTCTCAAGGCAAAGGTAGCAGAGTTTGAGAATGACTCAAGTATACATGACATAGAAATATCTTCACAGGTGCATCCTAGTAGTAAGAAGCTTGATGAGATCCTTAGTTCTCAGAGATCAACTCACAATAAATTCGGTCTTAGATTTGTAGGAGAATCATCAAAGAGtacaaagggaaaaggaaaaggcacAGCTCAGAATCCCATTACTGTGAAAGATAAGAGAGTTGAGAAAGACCAAACTCCACCCCATAAGGCTAACCATGTTAGACAACAATAAATGGCATGGCCAGGCAGGAGAGTAGAGAACTTTGGTTATTACTATCCTTCTCAACAGAAAGCTAGAAATTTTTTTGATCACAGGGGTCATTACAAATGGCAAAGAGAGCCAATGAGACAAAAATAGTTCTTTCAAGGTCATTGTTTCTAGTGTAatacttttggacacaaaattTTAGATTGCAAATTCAATCTTGGTCCTCCAAACTTTGTTGACAGGAATCCTTTTGCACCCTTGATGGATGTGATGGTTGAGTGCTATAGATGTAGCAATTATGGACATATTGCTAGGGACTGCAGAACTGTATTTCCTCCATAGAGATCATATAATAGAGATAGACAGGGCAATGCCAGAAGTATTAAAGTAACCAAGCCTAAGAAACAGATTCCTAGAGAGAAGCAACTACAGAAACCTCAATCAATAAACAGAGTTTGGGTTCAGAAGAGCAATGCAGAAAAGGGCAATAGTTCTATGGTTGTGCAAACAGCTTTCAGAGCTCAAGGTGACTCAACACTATGGATTCTTGATAGTGGCTGCTTAAGTCATATGACAGGAGACAAGAAGAGGTTTGAGAAGTTTGAGACCTATGCAGGTGGGTCAATGAAGTTTGGGAACAATGATGGTGCCAAAATAGTTGGAAAGGGTACCATTAGTCTCAACAATGGGAAGGTGCAATCCCAAGATGTGTTGTATGTGGAAGGACTTAAACACAACTTACTCAGTATCAGTCAAATCTGTGATAGGGGACATGAAGTGGTGTTCAAATCTGAGATAGGGGACATGAAGTGGTGTTTAATAGCCAGGGCTGTGAAATTAGAAGAGCAAGCACAGGGAAGTTGATGGCGACTGGAAAGAGAACTTCAAGGAATCTTTACACTGTGACAGAGACAGTTAAAGACACTTGTATGGTAAGCATGGAGGAAGAGATATGGTTATGGCATAGGAGGCTTGGACATATCGGGTTTAACAGtcttgaaaaaatttcttcaaggAAGGCTGTTAGAgatatacctattttgaaaaagCCATCAAACCATATTTATGGTTCTTGTCAGAAAGGAAAACAAACTTGAACATCTTTCAAGTCAAAAGAGTACCACACCTGTCAACCATTGGAGTTGGTACACACTGATATATGTGGTCCTATGAGGACACAGAGCATCATAGGAGAGagatattttatcttatttattgaTGACCACTCTAGGATGACATGGGCATATTTCTTGAAGCACAAATCAGAAGCACTAGAATTATTCAAAGTCTTCAGAAAGCAAGTTGAGAAACAGATAGGAAAAGTGATTAAATGTCTGAGATCTGATAGAGGAGGTGAGTACACCTGGAAAAACTTCAAAGAATATTGTTACAAATATGGCATCAGAAGACAGACCTCAGCTGTAAGAACACCTtaacaaaatggtgttgcagaaaggaagaacagGACTATTCAAGAGATGGCCAGGACCATGTTGATTGAAAATGACATGAGTAACAAATTTTGGAGAGAAGCAGTACACACTACAGTATATATTCATAATAGATGTATGTTGAGAGCTCATGAGAACAAAGCTCCCTATGAGATTTGGTTTGGCAAGAAAGCTACAGCAAGACATTTCAAAGTCTTTGGTAGCCAGTGCTACATCAAAAATACAAATCAAGATTTGGGGAAGTTTGATGATAGAGCTGATGACGACATCTTTTTAGGCTACTCCACCACAAGTATAACCTATAGATGCTACAACAAAAGACTTGGCAAAATTGTGGAAAGTGCAGATGTCAAGGTTGATGAGAAAATAAATTCATCTACTAGCTCAGGAGTTGATCCTATTGAAGTTGAAGACCTCACTGAGGTGAGTGAAGCAGGTGAGGATAGGCAAGAAGGAAGAGATGAACATGAACATAAACATGACAAGACTGACACTGAAGCAGATGAGCAAGAAAGGCAAAGCAAGATTGTTAAGAATCatccaaaaaattaaattataggTGATCCTAGTGCAGGGATGAGAAACAAGAGTGCAGGTAAGCAGACTAGAAGAGTATACTCCAACACCTACTCTCTTCTCTCACAAGTTGAGCCAAAAACTATTGAGGAGGCAAGTAGAGATGAGAGCAGGATGAAAACCATgaatgaagagcttgaataGATTGAAAGAAATCACACATGGGACTTAGTTCCTAGGCCAGTTGACAAAAATGTAATTGGCACAAAAGGGGTTTTCAGAAACAAACTCAATGAAGATGGTCAAATTGtaagaaacaaggctagacttgTATGCAAGGGGTATGCTTAAGTAGAAGGTATTGATTTTGAGGAGACGTTTGCTCCAGTAGCAAGACTTGAGGCAATCAAATTATTTCTGGCACTAGCAGTTCACAAAAGCTTCAAGGtttatcaaatggatgttaagTCTGCTTTCTTGAATGGCACACTGGATGGGGAAGTTTACATAGAGCAACCGGATGGATTCCAACTTAGTGAAGATTCAACACTTGTCTGTAGGTTGAGGAAggctttatatgggctgaaacaagcTCCCAGAGCTTGGTATGCTAGATTGAACACCTATTTATGtgatttgggtttcaaaaagggcATGGTGGACAATAATTTGTATGTGAAATCGACTGTAGATAGTCAGATTGTGGTAgttgtgtatgtggatgacatcattTTTGGTGGCCACAAGGATGAGATGTGTAGAGACTTTGCAAAGAAGATGCAGACAGAATTTGAAATGTCTATGTTGGGTGAACTCTcattcttttttggggttgcagaTCAGTCAGctaaaagaaggaatttttgtCTGTCAATCTAAGTATGTGAGAGAGATGTTGAAAAGATTCACCATGGAAGACTGTAAACCTGTCAGTACACCCATGATGATTGGATGCAAGTTGACTAAAGATGATGCATCCCCATCAGTTGGTCACACCACTTATAGGTCAATGATTGGAAGTCTCTTGTACTCGACAGCTAGTAGACCTAATATTTTGCAGGTTGTGTGTATGGTTGCAAGATTTTAAGCTGGGCCCAAAGAAACTCATGTAGCAgctgtgaagagaatctttgGGTACTGGACAGGTACCAGTGACTGTGGCCTGTGgtatcccaaaaccaaagactTCACACTGTCAGCTTTTTCAGATGCATATTGGGCAGGTGATGTAGATGATAGGAAAAGCACCAGTGGTGGTGCATTTTATTTGGGTGGCAGTTTAGTGGCTTGGcatagtaaaaagcaagattcGGTCTCTCTTTCTACTGCAGAGGCTGAGTATATAGCAGCCACATCATGTTGGGTGTTATGGATACAACAGATGATGAAGGATTTGagtgttgaggttgataggcctGTGGTGATTTATTGTGATAATATAAGCACTATCAACATCTCAAAGAATCCAGTCATGCACTCCAGGACAAAGCACATTGCAATCAGGTATCCCTTTTTGAGAGAGAAGGTCACAGAAGGAGTAGTGAGATTGGAGTTTATCCCCACAATAGAATAGTcagcagatatcttcacaaaaccatACCCAAGGAGCAGTTTGAGTTCCTCAGACAAAAGTTGGGAGTGGTTCTTATTCCCAGGCACTGAGGTGCAGAGGAGCAGGGGGAGCATGCTTATTGTAGTTGATTTGCTCCTATTATCGGCTCAGGGGGAGTCCTTGTACATCCCTTTGTACATATTGTCAAAGGGGGAAAGAGAGTCCTCATCACTGTATGGGGAGAATTCCTAATCCTAGTAGGGGAGAATATGAAGGTTTTGCAAGCAGGGGGAGTTTGAGTATATGTTGTGTATGATTGTAGATGCAAGCATTCAACTGATGAGAAGGTTGCCAACAactccaaagggggagattttTGCAtattggttgtcattgttggaaaCTACACACTTGCCTATAGTGGTGTTAAGGTGATGGAAGTGTCTGACAGTGGCTTGGCAGCTCAGAAGAGGCTATGGTAATGTCCAGTGGCTCAGGAATTTTTGTTTGGTAGCAATACAGAGCATTGCAAGCATGGACAGCAGTGATACAAAGTGTCTGGAGGTGTTTGGTGGGTTATGGATTCATTCTTGTGTCCTCATTCACAGGTCACCTCGGCTATGGTACTTTTAGGGATTTTTTCAATGGGTCCCACGGTAGATTATTGAAGATCTTTGAACTGGAGAGAGTTAATTCGTTGAGTCCTCTTTCTATCGGTTCAAATAGTTCGTTACTTCGATGTCAGACGAGAGAGTTATGAATTTTTTCGTATGGGTGCATAGAAAAGAAGCAAACCTGAAATAGATTTGAGCTCAAATTATGCTCTCGGTAGCAACGCATGTTCAGTCTTTTATCTCAGGGGTTTAACTATAAATCATTAAGAGTTATGTCTACAGTGGCATAAATAGGTGAAACATAGGGGTCTTTTAAAATTAATAAGAAGTTGGAGAGATAATGGACTTTTAATGAGAGCTGAGTAGTGTAAAAGATTCCAAATATTAGAGTCTAATGACTTCATAAAGATGGGTCGTTGGTCTGTCACGTGAAGTCCATGAGTGGCTGAGTAAAAGAAGGACTTATAAGTTTTTAGATTCCATTTTAGAGCATTTGATTAGCTCTCCAAAAAGGCATCTCGTAAGTCATGCAAGTCTCTTTCCATCTTCTGAgaagttcagttttttttattgCCTAGCATGTGCCCCATAATCTGAATGAAGATTCCTTTTGTGAAAAGTTGATTAACTCATCTCAAAAGGGCTTTGTGATCTTTTTACAAATCTTTTTATGATTGAAGAAAAGGGGTTTTCTTCCTTAGCAAGTACAATCGAAAGAATtgttagagaagaaaaaaggagggctttcttcattcttttgaGAAAAATAGTAAAGCCGGTAAAACTATACATTGGGatgaactccactcactcaagCTTCTGATTGAGAAATCCAAAGGCTGTTCTTCAGTGCATAAAAGCTCATTTCAAATGCTTCTTTGAAGATTGGGATTTGTTTATTGAAACTTTGTTCATGGAGTAAGTGGGGTTTTGATTGTGTTTTTGAGgaaatacaagaagaagaaaaatacaagatgaagaagaagacaagaagaaaggagcTATTGTGGTCCCCTCATGGTAGTGCTTACTTGAAATCTCAAATCTCTCCACAAAGGACAGAGTCGATACTCTCAGTGGGCTCTAGTTGATCTCAGTAAAGCTCAGACCTCCTGTGTGAGGGTTGTAAGCATTCTtatctctctttatttatttatgcttCATCCCTGTTAGTGATGTATACTAGAAATAGGTGAATGTTGTTGATAGACCTATTCTAGTTTGTACTTACTTGTAGGGCATTGCAATAAGTCCAAAAACTTGTTGATTTTTGCTTTGTATTTAGTGGGTGCTAAATACTGGGAGTGGGTGCTCACAGGTAGTGGGTGCTATTTTGTACTGGCATTATTTGCCGTCTCAGTTCTATGTTGAGAAAATTTGGGTGTGGGTGCTCCCAGCTGTAGGAGCAACAAAGTTGAGTATTGAGCAAATACAAAGCCCATAGTGGCATTGCTttgtggatgtaggcaatttGCCGAACCATGTATATCTTGTGTTGTGCGTGTGGAATTGTGTGGTTGTTCATACTTGTATTTGAAGTGTGTGGGttgcaggatgggtgtacacacttggtagagcTTTTGAGTCTGGCTGGGGTGTGTACACGACTTTGTGATTTGTATTCAGATCCTCCAAGTAACTACCAGTGCCAGTggggaagaaattgaaagaatttaaatcactgattcaccccctctcagtgACAGCGATCGAACAATAGTCCTCTTACTTTGAGGCTTTCCATAGGAAATGTCCTATATCAGCCTACTCAAAGATTCTTTCTTGTATTCCTTCAGTGCTATCTGAGGCTGATAATTTATGTCTCACAACTATTCCGTCCTAGGAGGTGATCAGGGCTACAGTATTTGATTTGGATCCAAACTCCTAGGGCTGGATTCCTAGGTGCATTTTTCAGGACATGTTGGCATATTGTAGGTCCGGATGCTTGTCAggatatttgtaatttttcaaGGAAGGCACATTAACAAAGGTTGTGAAAAATAACTTTATTACACTAATCCCTAAGGTGGAGGGGACTATTTCTCTTGATAAGTTCAGGCCTATTTGTCTGGGTAATTTCTTTTACAAGATTATCCCCAAAATATTGGCCACATGTCTCTCTGATTTCATGCCATGCTTGATATCAGATTAACCAGGAGTGTTTTCAGAAAGGTATAGTCATTGTCTTAATATTAGTATGGCGTCTGAACTAGCAAATTTACATCCATGGAAATTTTATGGTGGAGATGTTGGTTTGAAACTTGACCTGCAGAAGGCTTATGCCATTCTCAAGTGGGATTATTTAGTTGCAGTCTTGAGGAAGTTTGGTTTCAATGGGGTGTTGATCTCTTGGATATACCAATTACTTGCATTTGTaaaatttccattctttttattGGTGGTCTAGTGGGATACTTTGGGTTGAGCATGGCCTCAGACAAGGTGATCCTCTTGCTACTATGTTGTTTATTATTGCTGAAGAGGTTTTATGTCAAGGAATTTCAGCTCTCAGGGTGTCAAGTAACATTAAATCCTTAAATGTCCCTACTCATTTCCTCTTTGTTGGTGATATTTTCGTTTTCCTTGATGGGAGTCTTAGGTACATGAGAAATTTGAATAGCTTTCTATAGCTATATCAGTCATACTCTGGCCAAAAAAACAATATGAAGAAAAGTAGATCTTCTTTGGAAACATTCTTGATTCAAGAAAGATTCATATTAAGGAGGTTCTAGGTTTTTCTGAGTTTTATTTTCTATCAAGATATTTGGGTGTGGACATCATCAGTGGTTGAGCAAACAAAGGAACATTTCCTCCCCCTTGGTGGATAAGTTGAATGTGAGACTTTTGAGGTGCAAAGGAAAGCTCATATCTCAAGTAGGGAGGCTTCAATTGGTAAAATTTCCCATGTTTAGTATTCCTGTTCATTACTTTTCCATCTACTGGTGGATGTCTTCTCAATTTGTCAAATGGAAAAGTGGATTAGGAACTTTATCTAGTCGGGTGATCTAGACCAGGATAAGATTATTATGATCAAATGAGATTCTGTAGGTAAGCCAAAAGAGGAAGGGGGTTTGGGTATTCAATGTCTCTGTGATTGATGTAAATGTTGCCCTTTGCAAATTATGTTGGTCCATCAAATCTGATCCCTCTTTCTTTGGCCCCTACATGAGAGCTAAATATCTAGCGGTGGATGGTTCCATAATGAAGTCTATCCACTCTTCTTCAATTTAGTTGATTAAGAAGGTGTGGGACTTTGTAAAATCCAATGAAACATGGGTTATAGGATATGGCAGTTTCCTAAAATTTTGGTGTGATACATGGTTGGGAGAGACGTCTATTGCTAAATCTCTACTTTTACCTTCGGCCATATTGAGGAATCTACTTGTAAAGCTCTCTTCTTTTATTGAAGCTAATAGCGCATTCCAGGTAACCTTTAACCTAGTATGATTTTCATATTAT
This window harbors:
- the LOC122662937 gene encoding uncharacterized protein LOC122662937, whose translation is MATGEGSSKDSGKVSIFDDTEYVFWKKRMQIYVGSLGYDVWQSVVNGYTEPTTPLTDNEAKKAYGNNLRALNAIMLGLSKDVMAKVMDCNTAKKVWDRLKNIYKGDAKIKKAKLQIFRAQFESLKMTEEEDIDSYMVRVNEVVNSIRGVGETLENSVVCQKILRSVLPRYDSKVSTNEEAKDLDTITLDEVYGTLKTYEMRTEKGKLIVKQAAFKATKKLKLKEQFESEEEEDSDDDEVIVHFTRKLKKGTGKYKDKLPFKCFNCGKVGNFASKCPHKGKIESDDDEEDKRSKVKGKKKYVSHKTKKFKPKKRSFISKKSIDTSKEEFENDSDDVDDHAMFMVFEEKENGSPRTSITSEDEEEGEVDFEAELRSALKELKKERKKLKKQADESRKILEDLEEKLSQKTTECTNLESKNLSLKAKLEEESNILAEYSDFQKEIDALKAKVAEFENDSSIHDIEISSQVHPSSKKLDEILSSQRSTHNKFGLRFVGESSKSTKGKGKGTAQNPITVKDKRVEKDQTPPHKANHRSYNRDRQGNARSIKVTKPKKQIPREKQLQKPQSINRVWVQKSNAEKGNSSMVVQTAFRAQGDSTLWILDSGCLSHMTGDKKRFEKFETYAGGSMKFGNNDGAKIVGKGTISLNNGKVQSQDVLYVEGLKHNLLSISQICDRGHEVVFKSEIGDMKWCLIARAVKLEEQAQGS